The sequence AATTTGGTGAAGGTCTTCGTCGCCTCCGCGGAGAGCGGCGGCGGTTCTTTCATCCGCCCCTTCGTCGGTGCGAGCTTCGAGCCGGTCACCTCCGAGGTAGCCGACGCGCTCGGGCTAGACCGGGCTCGCGGTGCGCTGGTGACGGCCGTGGCCGCCGGCGGTCCGGCGGCGAACGCCGGCATAAAGCCTGGGCAAGTGGTCACGGCCGTTAACGGTGTACCCGTCGAGCACCCCGATGCCCTCGGATATCGTCTGACGACTGTCGGCATCGGACATGAAGCGCGCTTGACGATTTCGGAAAACGGCAAGCCGCGCGACGTCACGCTGAAGCTCGATCAGGCACCGGAAACCTCGCCGCGCGACGAGCGGCTGATCGAGGGAAGAAATCCGTTCGCCGGAGCGGTCGTGGCAAATCTCTCGCCGCGTCTTGCAGAAGAGCTCCGGATGCCCACCTCTTTGCAGGGCGTCGTCGTAACCGAGGTCAATCGCGGCTCGCCGGCAGCGCGGATCGGTCTGGAACGAAAGGACATCGTCCGCTCCGTCAATGGAATGGCGATCGATAGCTCGAAGACGCTGGAGACCGTCATGGCGGAGGATGCTTCGTTCTGGCGCGTCGAGATCGAGCGCGACGGCCAAATTATTCGTCAGTTCTTCCGATGAGCGACCTTTTTTCCCCCTCGGAACCCCCGGAGATGGCGTCGGCAAGACCGCTAGCCGACCGGCTGCGGCCGCGCACGCTTGCCGAGGTGACCGGACAGGAACATCTGACCGGCGAGCATGGCGCTTTGACGCGCATGATTTCCTCCGGTTCTCTCGGTTCCATGATCTTCTGGGGACCGCCGGGTACCGGCAAGACCACCGTGGCGCGGCTGCTTTCGGGCGAGGCTGGCCTCGCCTTCGAACAGATCTCGGCGATCTTCTCCGGTGTTGCGGACTTGAAGAAGGTGTTCGATGCCGCCCGCGTCAGACGAATGTCCGGACGCCAGACGCTGCTTTTCGTCGACGAGATTCATCGCTTCAATCGGGCGCAGCAGGATAGCTTCCTTCCGGTGATGGAAGATGGCACGATCATTCTCGTTGGCGCCACCACCGAAAACCCATCCTTCGAGCTCAATGCCGCGCTGCTGTCGCGGGCGCGGGTGCTGACGTTCAAGCCGCTTGGCGAAGCGAGCCTCGAAGAGCTCTTGAAGCGGGCAGAGAAAGCCGAGGGCAAGTCGCTGCCGCTCGATGAGAATGCCCGTGCAAACCTCATCCGGATGGCCGACGGCGATGGCCGCGCTGTGTTGACGCTCGCGGAAGAGGTCTGGCGCGCGGCGCGTCGGGACGAAATCTTCGATGCGGCCGCGCTCCAGGACATCGTCCAGCGCCGCGCTCCGGTTTACGATAAGGGCCAGGACGGCCACTACAATCTGATATCGGCGCTTCACAAGTCCGTGCGCGGATCCGATCCGGACGCAGCGCTCTACTATCTCTGCCGCATGTTCGACGCCGGCGAGGACCCGCTCTATATCGGCAGACGACTTGTGCGTATGGCTATCGAGGATATCGGACTCGCCGATCCGCAAGCACTAGTGATCTGTAACGCCGCCAAGGACGCTTACGATTATCTCGGGTCTCCCGAAGGGGAATTGGCTCTGGCGGAAGCTTGCGTTTATGTCGCCACGGCACCGAAGTCGAACGCGGTCTACACCGCCTACAAGGCGGCGATGCGCGCGGCAAAGGAAAATGGTTCGCTGCTGCCGCCGAAGCATATCCTCAATGCCCCGACGAAGCTCATGAAGGGCGAGGGATATGGCGAGGGGTATCGCTACGACCACGACGAGCCAGATGCGTTTTCGGGACAGGATTATTTCCCGGAGAAGATGGGACGAAAAACGTTTTACGACCCTCCGGAGCGCGGCTTCGAGCGCGAACTTCGCAAGCGGCTCGATTGGTGGGCGAAGCTCCGGCGCGAGCGGAATTCGTAGCGCAAGGTCTGTCGGGGTTGCAGGGCAGGCTTGTCGGGCGATGTCTTGCTGCCCCAATCGGCTTATGGCATAGCAACGCAACACTGCAGACGACTGCACGGGTTGACGTTGTCGATCCGCCCATCCGCGGGGACGGCCTCGCTCCAGACGAAGGAGCTTGAAATGGCCTGGATCACCCTTCTCATTGCCGGCATTCTCGAAATCGGTTGGGCAATCGGTCTCAAATATACGGATGGATTCACGCGCTTTATGCCGACGGTGCTAACCGTCGGCTCAATGGTCCTGAGTATTATGCTGCTCGGGATGGCCGTCCGTTCGCTGCCGCTCGGAACGGCCTACGCGGTGTGGACAGGCATCGGCACCGTTGGCACGGTCGTGCTCGGTATCGTCCTCTTCGGCGAGCCTGTGACTGCCGTGCGCCTCGGCTGCGTTGGCCTCATTGTCGCGGGTATTGGCGGCCTCAAGCTCATTGCCTGACGCGACGTCAGATACTTGCCCCTGCGACATGAACGCTATGACCCGCATGCCCGGCGGGCTTCAGCGCAGCGCCTCAAGGACGTTTGCCGCCGCCTGCATCTCCTGCCAGCGGTTTTCGCGGCGCCGGAAGGCCTCTTCGTCGGTTCCCCAATGTTCGATCTGCCAGTCTTCATCGACATGGGCGGCGGTCCAGGCCTCCTCTGCCGACAGACGTCCCATGGCACAGGCGAGCGCGAGCAGCGCGGACCCCGTCAGCGTCGTCAAGGTATGAAGGCAAGCGAGACCGAGCGGCGTCGCAAAGGCCCGCAGACCTTCGGCATAGGCCGAAATAGCCTCGCGGGGCTGCTCCTGGTGAATGACGCCCTCCGCGAGGATAAAACGGGCGCCGAGCGATTGAGCCGCCCAGTCGACAATCGGATTCCATGCGTCGTTCTGTCGGGCGACGAGCCCTTCAGGTCCGTCGGCTCGGTAGCAGATGAGATCGGTGCCGGCGAAGCGCAGAATGTCCTCGAACACGGCGCGAGGATCGGGGGCCACCCCGTCGATTGCGGTGTTGATGATCCGGGTAATCGGCATCGCCGCAGGATCGATGACATCAGCCTGCGCGTCCCATTCGGCCGCAAGGAGTTCGGCAAGCTTGGCGGTCGGGACCGCGAGCGGTTGCTTTGCCGGCGTGCGCACCGGCCGTCCGTCGAGGAGCACAGCGTGTCCGCCCGCAGCGGCGACGCTCACGTTCTTGTAGAAGCGCTTTGCCAGCGGCTTCAACATCTGAATCTGGGCGCGGCGCACCGGATCCTCGTCGCTCAGCGCCTGGTTCAATTCATCGCGAATATCAGGCATGATTGCGTTCCATCCACTCGATTATGTCTGCCGGCACGCGGGCAATATGATCCGCCCCGGCCTCGGTCAGCTCCCGCATGCTGGCATAACCCCAGGCAACACCGAGAGCATCCGCGCCGGCCGCCTTTGCCATCTGCATATCATAGATCGCGTCGCCGATGACGATCGTATCCTTCGGATCGACGCCCGCCTCTGCGCAGCATTCCATCACCATGGCCGGGTGCGGCTTCGAGGGGCAGTCGTCCGCCGTTCGCGAAACGAAGAAGATCTTATCGAAGCCGTGGGTTGCGGCTATATGTGTAAGCCCCTGACGAGATTTTCCAGTCACCGCTCCGATCAGCAGTTCGTCGCGAGCGGTAAGACTTTGCATCATTTCCGCGATGCCGGGAAACAGGAGTTCATGGAAGTCCTGCTCGCCCCGCACGGAGCCGAAGATTGCCTTATAATGGGCCGTCATCGCGGTTGCGCGGTTGTCGACATGATCCTGCCCGAGAAGACGGGCGATCGCGATGTCGAGCGTCAGCCCGATGATCGCTTTCGTCGCGTCGGAGGTCGGACGCGGTCGGTCGAAAGCCTCGAAGGTGCGCGCCATCACTTCATGGATCAGCCCGGCGCTGTCGACCAGCGTGCCGTCACAGTCGAAAAGAACCAACTTCATCGAGCTTCCTCGTCGGCGGCGTTTTCGTCGAAGCCGAGCAGGTTCCAGCTCTGCACCATGTGCGGGGGTAGGGGCGCGGTGACCTTCAAGCGTCCGCCGTTCGGATGCGGAATGTCGATGTGCCGGGCGTGCAGGTGCAGCCGGTTCTGCATGCCACCGGGGAAAGTCCAGTTGACATCCGCTTCGAAATATTTCGGATCGCCGATGATTGGATGGCCGATATGCGCGGCGTGAACGCGCAGCTGGTGCGTGCGGCCGGTATAGGGTTCCATTTCCAGCCAGGCGAGATTCTGACCGGCCTGTTCGACGATTCGGTAATAGGAAATGGCGTGGTCGGCGCCTTCATCGCCGTGCTTGGCGATGCGCATGCGGTCGCCATCCGGTGTCTGCTCCTTGACCAGCCAGGTGGAAATACGGTCTTCGCGCTTGCGCGGAACGCCCTTGACGAGCGCCCAATAGGTCTTCTTGGTGTCGCGCTCGCGGAATGCGGCCGTCAGCTGCTGCGCCGCACCACGCGTGCGGGCGATGACCAGCACGCCGGAAGTATCGCGGTCGAGCCGATGGACTAGGCGCGGCTTTTCGCCTTTCTGATTGGTCCAGGCTTCGAGCATCTTGTCGATGTGCCGGTTGACCCCCGAACCGCCCTGGACCGCGAGGCCGGCAGGTTTGTTGAGCACGATGACCTTCGCGTCCTCATGCAGCACCATCCGCGATAACAGTTCGCCGTCCGGCGAGTGACGGAGATCCCGGCCGCCGATCGGGCCGGATTTCGTATCCTTGGCATCGACGCCAAGCGGAGGAATGCGGATGGTCTGGCCAGGCTGTACGCGCGTATCGGATTTCGCGCGCGCGCCGTCCACGCGGATCTGGCCGGAGCGCAGCAGCTTCTGCAGCGGCCCAAAACCGAGCCCCGGAAAATGCACCTTGAACCAGCGGTCGAGGCGCATTCCTGCCTCGTCGCCGTCCACCTGCCTGTGTTCTATGCCTGCCATGTGCGCAATCCGCTTCTTGTTCTTGCTTCTTGTTCTTCAAGGGCTGGCTTTAGACCATTGCGCGCATCAGGGCCAGTCCGCTGAAGATTGCGAGCATCGAAAGAAGACGCTCGCTCCGTGAGGAAGCCCTCGCGCAAGACGCTCGGCCGCGATCTCAGCCGAGCCTCGCCGCGTGCCATTTCAGATGGTCGTCCATGAAAGTCGATATGAAGTAGTAGGAGTGGTCATAGCGCTCGTGCATTCGGAGCGTCAGCCCGATACCCGTTCCCTGGACAGCTTCCTCGAAGAGCCACGGGCGCAGGCCTTTATCGAGAAACCCGTCGGCCTCGCCCTGGTCGATCAGAAATTCCGGAAAGCGCGCGCCGTCCTTGACGAGCGCGCAGGCATCGTACTGGCGCCAAGCGGTCCGGTCCGTGCCGAGGTATTTTTCGTAGGCGCCGACGGACCAATCGGCGGTCGACGGTTCGACGATCGGAGCGAAGGCAGAGCAACTCCTGAAGCGGTCTGGATTTTTGAGCGCGATCGTCATGGCGCCGTGTCCGCCCATGGAATGGCCGAAGATGCCTTGGCGGCTCATGTCCACGCGAAAATGCTGGCTGACGAAGGCGGGCAGTTCCTCCGTGATATACGTATACATCCGGTAGTGTTCGGCCCAGGGCTCTTCCGTCGCATCGAGATAAAACCCAGCGCCTTTGCCCATCTGCCAGTTCGTCAACTCGTCCGGCACATCCGGCCCGCGCGGACTCGTATCGGGGCAAACGACGATGAGGCCGAGCTCCGAAGCCACGCGGCGATACTCGCCCTTCTCCATCACGTTCGCATGGGTGCAGGTGAGACCGGAGAGATACCAGAGAACCGGGCGAGGCTCCTTGATCGCCTGCGGCGGCACGTAGACGGCAAAGGTCATTTCGCCCTTGCAGGCTTTGGAGTCGTGGGCGAATACGCCTTGCATGCCGCCGAAGGCGGTATTCTGCGAGATTACTTTCATTGAGTGCTCCCTGGAACGGGTGGGACGCCGCCGGCGAGT is a genomic window of Sinorhizobium numidicum containing:
- a CDS encoding ATP12 family chaperone protein, which translates into the protein MPDIRDELNQALSDEDPVRRAQIQMLKPLAKRFYKNVSVAAAGGHAVLLDGRPVRTPAKQPLAVPTAKLAELLAAEWDAQADVIDPAAMPITRIINTAIDGVAPDPRAVFEDILRFAGTDLICYRADGPEGLVARQNDAWNPIVDWAAQSLGARFILAEGVIHQEQPREAISAYAEGLRAFATPLGLACLHTLTTLTGSALLALACAMGRLSAEEAWTAAHVDEDWQIEHWGTDEEAFRRRENRWQEMQAAANVLEALR
- a CDS encoding replication-associated recombination protein A, with the protein product MSDLFSPSEPPEMASARPLADRLRPRTLAEVTGQEHLTGEHGALTRMISSGSLGSMIFWGPPGTGKTTVARLLSGEAGLAFEQISAIFSGVADLKKVFDAARVRRMSGRQTLLFVDEIHRFNRAQQDSFLPVMEDGTIILVGATTENPSFELNAALLSRARVLTFKPLGEASLEELLKRAEKAEGKSLPLDENARANLIRMADGDGRAVLTLAEEVWRAARRDEIFDAAALQDIVQRRAPVYDKGQDGHYNLISALHKSVRGSDPDAALYYLCRMFDAGEDPLYIGRRLVRMAIEDIGLADPQALVICNAAKDAYDYLGSPEGELALAEACVYVATAPKSNAVYTAYKAAMRAAKENGSLLPPKHILNAPTKLMKGEGYGEGYRYDHDEPDAFSGQDYFPEKMGRKTFYDPPERGFERELRKRLDWWAKLRRERNS
- a CDS encoding HAD-IA family hydrolase, yielding MKLVLFDCDGTLVDSAGLIHEVMARTFEAFDRPRPTSDATKAIIGLTLDIAIARLLGQDHVDNRATAMTAHYKAIFGSVRGEQDFHELLFPGIAEMMQSLTARDELLIGAVTGKSRQGLTHIAATHGFDKIFFVSRTADDCPSKPHPAMVMECCAEAGVDPKDTIVIGDAIYDMQMAKAAGADALGVAWGYASMRELTEAGADHIARVPADIIEWMERNHA
- the fghA gene encoding S-formylglutathione hydrolase, producing the protein MKVISQNTAFGGMQGVFAHDSKACKGEMTFAVYVPPQAIKEPRPVLWYLSGLTCTHANVMEKGEYRRVASELGLIVVCPDTSPRGPDVPDELTNWQMGKGAGFYLDATEEPWAEHYRMYTYITEELPAFVSQHFRVDMSRQGIFGHSMGGHGAMTIALKNPDRFRSCSAFAPIVEPSTADWSVGAYEKYLGTDRTAWRQYDACALVKDGARFPEFLIDQGEADGFLDKGLRPWLFEEAVQGTGIGLTLRMHERYDHSYYFISTFMDDHLKWHAARLG
- the sugE gene encoding quaternary ammonium compound efflux SMR transporter SugE yields the protein MAWITLLIAGILEIGWAIGLKYTDGFTRFMPTVLTVGSMVLSIMLLGMAVRSLPLGTAYAVWTGIGTVGTVVLGIVLFGEPVTAVRLGCVGLIVAGIGGLKLIA
- a CDS encoding RluA family pseudouridine synthase — its product is MAGIEHRQVDGDEAGMRLDRWFKVHFPGLGFGPLQKLLRSGQIRVDGARAKSDTRVQPGQTIRIPPLGVDAKDTKSGPIGGRDLRHSPDGELLSRMVLHEDAKVIVLNKPAGLAVQGGSGVNRHIDKMLEAWTNQKGEKPRLVHRLDRDTSGVLVIARTRGAAQQLTAAFRERDTKKTYWALVKGVPRKREDRISTWLVKEQTPDGDRMRIAKHGDEGADHAISYYRIVEQAGQNLAWLEMEPYTGRTHQLRVHAAHIGHPIIGDPKYFEADVNWTFPGGMQNRLHLHARHIDIPHPNGGRLKVTAPLPPHMVQSWNLLGFDENAADEEAR